In Methanofastidiosum sp., the DNA window GGATTTATACGAAGAGTTAGCGCGTCTGAACAATGAATTAGCTACAGCGCAGAGAGAATTAACGAAGAAAAACATTCAATTAACATCTTTAAATGAGCTTAAGAATAATTTTTTAGGCATGGCAGCGCACGATCTAAGGAATCCATTGGGATTGATTATGAATTATAGCGAATTTCTTTTACTTGAAAACCCTGAATTAAGTGAAAAATCAAAAACGTTTATAGAGAATATCCTTTCTGCAAGTGAACTTATGAGGAGACTTATCGATGATTTTCTGGATGTTTCAATAATAGAATCTGGGCAAGTTCCCATTAACAAACAGCTAACGGATTTAGTGTCTCTCTTAAGAGAAAACATTGAGAGATTGGAATTTAAATCTAAAAAGAAAGAAGTTACTATAAAATTTGATTACGATAACGATATTGGCCTTGTCAATATCGATGGGCCTAAAATAAGTCAAGTTTTTACTAATTTTTTATCTAATGCAATTGAATATTCTGTTCCAAATTCAAAAATATATGTAAGGTGTTACAAAGATCAGGACAGCATCGTAGTTTCTGTTAAAGATGAAGGGCAGGGGATACCAGAAAATGAGCTAGGCAATTTGTTCAAATTCTTTGGTAAGGCTAGCACAAAAAAAACTGGGGGAGAAAAAAGTACTGGACTTGGATTGGCGATAGCTAGAAAGATTATAGAGTCTCACAAAGGCAAAATATGGGTAGAAAGTAAATTGGGAGAAGGGGCTAAGTTTTATTTTTCAGTTCCAATGTGAGAAGAATAAATCAAAGGGAGGGCACTATATATTAAATCTATTAATGATTATATAATCAACCCCAATCTTCTCCATCGATATATATCCAGAGGTCCCCTGTAAGTGCTGATCTTTCGTCGCATTTCTGGCAGTATTTCTTAAAGATTGTTTTTGTAGAAGCCGCAATTGAGCATATGCCTACCTCTTTTTCGTCATCTTTCTGAACAAGATTATCACAATTAACACAAACGTGTGGTCCTTTTTTATCTATAAGACTCATCTTATCCCGTAATGTACTTTTGAGGATTGATTTAAATATTTTGCTACTTGATGTTGGCATGATTTTTATTTGCCATCGTAGAAGGCAAATTATTTTAAGGTTAGGTGTAAATAAGTCTTTATGGATGACTTAAAGGAGCTTTTTTTCAATAGAAAAACTGTCGAGATCCTGCTTAGCATGCTTGAAGATGAAAAGCCTAGATACCCGACGGTCATTGCAGAAGAGGTTGGCTCAATATACCCTCATGTTTTCAATATCTTAAAAGAGTTGGAAGAAGTTGGGTTAGTCGAATCTTACAAGGAAGGGCGAATTAGATTCATAAGATTGACGGCCGAGGGCAGAAAAATAACAGAAAAATTCCGAGAAATATACTCTGAACTAGAAGGATTTGAACAAAAGTTTTCAGAGGAAAGAACACGAGAAGACACAATAGCTATAAATAGATTTAGAGAGACCATAAAATCCATTGAATACAAGCTGCTTTCTGAGAACCTTGATAAGAAGGATAGCTTCAGGGAAGTATTAAAATTATCTAAGCTACGAACAGAGCTTGAAAGGACAAACTTTAGAAATGACAACGATAGGGAAGAAAAGAATAAACTCCTGAAAAGGATTTATTATATTGAAGAAAAGGCAAAGGTACTTTTGATAAAGTTTTAAGTTTTGGCTCTTTCAACATAAATAGAGAGTAGGTCTACCCATGCAGTTTCAAAACCTTTTTCTTCTTCAGTCCTAAAGGCATCTGACGCCCTTTTTGTAGATTCAAGCAGGAGTTTTTTAAGATCTCTTTTGTCAAACTCTTTTGAGACTACCT includes these proteins:
- a CDS encoding HAMP domain-containing sensor histidine kinase, which gives rise to MSQNTIKGLACSCNLDGEVIEFIHKNVELKNEIYIDKPFYTLLDSGSWEKCHEFLKNILDKKVALDWEMNMSSKRKVTVMYFSGFLVEDKLLIFGVSSRDETILFIEEISNINNQQLNSLRMAMKNIDTYLKQQETKDRDLYEELARLNNELATAQRELTKKNIQLTSLNELKNNFLGMAAHDLRNPLGLIMNYSEFLLLENPELSEKSKTFIENILSASELMRRLIDDFLDVSIIESGQVPINKQLTDLVSLLRENIERLEFKSKKKEVTIKFDYDNDIGLVNIDGPKISQVFTNFLSNAIEYSVPNSKIYVRCYKDQDSIVVSVKDEGQGIPENELGNLFKFFGKASTKKTGGEKSTGLGLAIARKIIESHKGKIWVESKLGEGAKFYFSVPM
- a CDS encoding winged helix-turn-helix domain-containing protein; the encoded protein is MDDLKELFFNRKTVEILLSMLEDEKPRYPTVIAEEVGSIYPHVFNILKELEEVGLVESYKEGRIRFIRLTAEGRKITEKFREIYSELEGFEQKFSEERTREDTIAINRFRETIKSIEYKLLSENLDKKDSFREVLKLSKLRTELERTNFRNDNDREEKNKLLKRIYYIEEKAKVLLIKF